Proteins encoded within one genomic window of Paramisgurnus dabryanus chromosome 13, PD_genome_1.1, whole genome shotgun sequence:
- the nbn gene encoding nibrin — MWKLQPAESGGESFFLLPGQKYVVGRKNCEILLSNDQSISREHAHLTVTEQGISLKESSKYGTFVNDEKLETGSTRILQPGDKVTFGVFQSKFRLEKDCVVVCSSCVDNDGKASLSQDLRSVGGQLVNSWTLNCTHLVMPTVKITIKTICALLCCRPIVKPEFFRAFSKAMQQKLPLPEPERFRPPIDEPSLSIEDLDLSARPERKALFKGKTFVFLNSKQMKRLSQAVSCGGGVNQLLEEGSLPLSLLESSSTCVVDVISGNSQVIIPPTTKKWVDSVARILHGNGLRFITESEIGLAAIHINNQTYCNPCSSIRSESMKGKPIMASATLSQNTAVDETALAAPSQNITAYVVNTEITHDRSRIDTSGISAVGETPEKTDSAQRPSRLSKLPTSKPSLGPEPSASHIINETVMSTESSSGVKPEQRLKTSFSSSGRGLKLTDPASGSSTQSQPKQPSLTNYFQPVSKKRQLEDSANSVQSKTKFSRKDSEDKDDEMIGSGPSYAQKGSSTSRSQKTSSTAQNQQSAKPQLSASLGLSSCLGLSAGHSVAQPGKDCGSSQSKKRKEPEQDVPEDPADLDMSLEELESIMSEEMDEPLPAAANKKQCLESGRNSSVNKPQLPNQQKSKTNQQSSANNIQHFQLERKGQTATNQASERESKRSNQVPESKKVTNLVQETLSLANEEKGIDQDVKNEEVSFVVTSRTQNGISQTCEPVAKQELQTAASPSGCENDSELPRRLVQIQFMSLTVSTSSRSKPNTLQTNNPNAKNVKRFCKTSVPGLKGLPNIIGGSDLVANNRSKNSELEEWLRQAAEEEKQNEREETLGDDLFRYNPRSTRKCK; from the exons ATGTGGAAACTTCAACCAGCCGAATCTGGAG GGGAAAGCTTCTTTCTGCTGCCAGGTCAGAAGTATGTAGTCGGCCGTAAGAACTGTGAGATACTGCTATCTAATGATCAGTCCATCAGCCGTGAGCATGCCCACCTTACTGTCACTGAACAG GGAATCTCATTGAAAGAGAGCTCTAAATATGGCACCTTTGTCAATGATGAGAAGCTTGAGACTGGCTCCACAAGGATCCTCCAGCCAGGAGACAAAGTCACATTCGGAGTGTTTCAAAGCAAGTTCAG GCTGGAGAAGGATTGTGTTGTGGTTTGCTCATCATGTGTTGATAATGACGGAAAAGCCTCCCTCTCTCAAGACCTGCGCTCCGTCGGAGGGCAACTAGTCAACTCATGGACACTGAACTGTACACATCTTGTCATGCCCACTGTAAAGATCACTATAAAG ACAATTTGCGCACTGTTGTGCTGTCGGCCTATAGTAAAGCCTGAATTTTTCAGGGCGTTTAGCAAAGCCATGCAGCAGAAACTGCCTTTGCCTGAACCTGAGAG ATTTAGGCCTCCGATTGATGAGCCCAGCCTGTCTATAGAGGATCTGGACTTGAGCGCTCGGCCAGAGAGAAAAGCTCTCTTTAAGGGGAAAACATTTGTGTTCTTGAACTCCAAACAG ATGAAGCGTTTAAGTCAGGCAGTGAGTTGTGGAGGTGGGGTCAACCAGCTGTTGGAGGAGGGCTCTCTGCCCCTTTCACTCCTGGAGTCAAGCAGTACTTGTGTGGTTGATGTGATATCTGGAAACTCGCAGGTTATAATCCCTCCCACCACCAAGAAATGGGTGGACTCTGTGGCAAGGATTTTGCATGG AAATGGCTTACGCTTTATTACAGAGTCTGAGATTGGATTGGCTGCAATTCATATTAATAATCAAACATACTGCAATCCCTGCTCATCTATACGTTCTG AATCGATGAAAGGGAAGCCGATCATGGCTTCAGCAACACTTTCACAAAACACTGCTGTGGATGAAACGGCTCTTGCAGCACCTTCCCAGAACATCACAGCTTATGTGGTCAACACTGAGATCACGCATGACCGAAGCAG GATAGATACAAGTGGAATCAGTGCAGTTGGTGAGACTCCAGAGAAGACGGACTCCGCACAAAGGCCTTCACGCCTTTCCAAATTGCCAACCAGTAAACCATCCCTCGGCCCAGAACCTTCTGCTTCTCACATTATCAATGAGACAGTGATGTCAACAGAGAGCTCCAGTGGGGTTAAACCCGAGCAAAGGTTGAAAACAAGTTTTTCCTCTTCAGGCAGGGGGTTGAAATTGACAGACCCTGCCAGTGGCAGCTCCACACAGTCCCAACCAAAACAGCCATCTCTCACCAACTACTTCCAGCCTGTCAGCAAGAAAAG ACAACTTGAAGACAGTGCTAATTCTGTCCAGTCAAAGACCAAGTTTTCCAGAAAAGACAGCGAGGACAAAGATGATGAGATGATTGGTTCTGGCCCTTCTTATGCTCAGAAAGGTTCCTCCACCAGTAGATCTCAAAAAACCTCAAGTACAGCCCAAAACCAGCAGAGCGCTAAACCGCAATTGAGCGCCAGTCTGGGTCTGAGCTCTTGTCTGGGTTTAAGTGCCGGTCACAGTGTGGCCCAACCGGGAAAGGACTGCGGTTCAAGTCaaagcaaaaaaagaaaagaaccAGAGCAGGATGTCCCAGAAGACCCTGCTGATTTAGACATGTCACTTGAAGAGCTTGAATCCATCATGTCTGAAGAGATGGATGAGCCTCTGCCGGCTGCAGCCAATAAGAAACAATGTCTCGAGTCAGGACGGAACAGCTCGGTCAATAAACCTCAATTACCCAATCAGCAAAAAAGCAAAACGAATCAGCAGAGTAGTGCCAACAACATCCAGCACTTTCAGCTGGAGAGAAAAGGCCAAACGGCAACAAATCAGGCATCTGAAAGGGAGTCAAAGAGGTCCAATCAAGTGCCAGaatccaagaaagtgacaaatCTTGTGCAGGAAACACTAAGTTTAGCCAATGAGGAGAAAGGCATTGACCAAGATGTAAAAAACGAGGAGGTGTCATTTGTTGTG ACTTCAAGGACCCAAAATGGCATTTCTCAGACATGTGAGCCTGTAGCCAAACAGGAACTGCAG ACCGCAGCCTCTCCATCTGGATGTGAGAATGACTCGGAGTTGCCCAGGAGGCTTGTACAGATTCAGTTTATGTCCCTGACTGTAAGCACCTCCTCCAGATCAAAACCCAACACGCTACAGACCAACAACCCCAATGCTAAGAATGTCAAAAGATTTTGCAAG ACATCCGTCCCTGGATTAAAGGGGCTGCCTAATATTATCGGAGGCTCTGATCTGGTGGCTAACAATCGTAGCAAGAACTCTGAGCTGGAGGAGTGGCTCAGACAGGCAGCCGAG gaggaaaaacaaaatgaacgAGAGGAGACTTTGGGTGATGATTTGTTCAG GTACAACCCTAGATCCACCAggaaatgtaaataa
- the fam189b gene encoding protein ENTREP3 isoform X1 gives MPSPSDSSSVASMSGSRGLSGSRRAMSGRTSARVLLYLGLCHLALGAMVLAFSFTSLAFTSSPRVRQSCPFWAGFFVVASGVVGVISWRRPFTLVVSLFMLLSAVCVILSLAGSMLSCQNAQMVKSYLTCQMENGLCLCCDPKQTCSPSEDETLVLYQHADCHAVRHQLKDLLFSACGLSILSTIICTLSTVTCSIHIFSLDLMHLLAPHRSRSVNPECTTPQDAFLSNMMDFEEFVPPIPPPPYYPPEYTCSSETDAQSVTYNGSMESPVPLYPTDCPPPYEAVMGQRAASQATVFDTQAGELSGERVTSTAFSGEVSMDSGSLLMSEIVDIPDDSSPSEDSCLMEMTIGVRARSRGVSEGGDGGEHVSFCCSAQHPEGTVVAPPGRRCFRGERSNSCSSPSTYNTSTYRSPVLRRQALLASSCSQLELLARSRHTSVPEIRVRPCSPSQRDSSSSAFTSPPTTAQSSAPQDNPDHTTPALHPHPYIHEQIFRARKDSDGFFPLVRSHSEPGLSSSTDTGDLSLSGGIKLISEGGSQTSSETGPSSGAALLPRSSLALPASLPRKGSIKAVSSRLPSKQVPATSLRLPKDCARSLGDLKVTRVLVQRFLQRSKRNLAPATEHAGNFIQGSKRRTGGEGSLPLEQVLRNSLGASRGQQQHVHHHCRGHHHSHSDSRHNARHHDDDPVSAGGIHLRSCGDLSSTSVASLRRLHPPLHGSSGALFSESAL, from the exons ATGCCTTCACCGTCGGACTCCAGTAGCGTGGCTTCAATGTCAGGGTCCCGAGGTCTGTCTGGTAGTCGCAGAGCAATGTCTGGGAGGACAAGTGCACGTGTGTTGCTTTACCTGGGCTTGTGTCACCTTGCCTTAGGAGCAATGGTGCTGGCATTTAGCTTCACAAGTCTGGCTTTCACCTCATCACCCCGGGTCAGGCAGTCTTGTCCTTTCTGGGCTGGCTTTTTC GTTGTAGCTTCAGGAGTAGTGGGTGTGATATCATGGAGAAGGCCTTTCACTCTTGTT GTGTCTCTTTTTATGCTGCTGTCTGCAGTTTGTGTAATTTTGAGTCTGGCTGGTTCAATGCTGTCATGTCAGAATGCACAGATGGTCAAATCTTATCTTACCTGTCAG ATGGAGAATGGGCTGTGTCTTTGCTGCGACCCCAAGCAGACATGCTCACCATCAGAAGATGAGACACTGGTGCTATACCAACATGCAGATTGCCATGCTGTGCGTCACCAGCTCAAG GATCTGCTCTTTAGTGCCTGCGGTCTCAGTATTCTCTCCACCATTATCTGCACTCTGTCAACTGTCACTTGCAGCATCCATATCTTCTCTTTGGACCTGATGCATCTG TTGGCTCCCCATCGCTCTCGCTCCGTCAACCCAGAATGCACCACTCCCCAGGATGCATTTCTCAGTAACATGATGGACTTTGAGGAGTTTGTTCCACCCATTCCCCCACCCCCATACTACCCTCCTGAATACACCTGCAGCTCTGAGACTGATGCACAGAG TGTCACATATAATGGATCAATGGAGAGTCCAGTGCCTCTATACCCAACTGACTGCCCTCCTCCATATGAGGCAGTGATGGGTCAAAGGGCTGCTAGTCAG GCCACAGTGTTTGACACTCAAGCTGGTGAACTATCTGGAGAGAGAGTAACATCTACAGCTTTCAGTGGTGAAG TGTCTATGGACAGTGGCTCTCTGTTGATGTCTGAGATTGTGGATATTCCCGATGACAGTTCCCCGTCTGAGGATTCCTGTCTCATGGAAATGACAATAGGTGTTCGGGCACGATCACGAGGTGTCAGTGAGGGAGGGGATGGGGGAGAGCACGTCAGCTTTTGTTGTTCCGCACAACATCCAGAGGGAACCGTGGTGGCTCCGCCAGGCAGACGCTGTTTCAGAGGGGAAAGATCTAACTCCTGCTCCTCTCCCAGCACATACAACACATCCACCTACAG GTCACCAGTCCTGAGGCGTCAAGCTCTTTTGGCAAGTAGTTGCTCTCAGCTAGAGTTGTTAGCGAGGTCTCGACACACCTCTGTCCCAGAAATTCGAGTTCGTCCCTGCTCGCCCTCGCAACGGGActcttcttcctctgcttttACCAGCCCCCCTACCACAGCCCAGTCAAGTGCCCCCCAAGACAATCCAGACCACACAACCCCTGCTCTTCATCCGCACCCATATATCCATGAGCAAATTTTCCGGGCTCGAAAGGACAGCGATGGCTTTTTTCCCCTTGTGAGGTCACACAGTGAACCAGGGCTTAGCTCTTCAACTGACACGG GTGATTTAAGTCTCTCAGGAGGCATTAAACTCATCAGTGAAGGAGGGTCACAGACCTCTTCAGAAACAG GGCCATCATCTGGAGCTGCATTGCTGCCTCGCTCCTCTCTGGCGCTTCCTGCATCCCTGCCCAGAAAGGGCAGCATTAAGGCTGTGAGTAGCCGGCTGCCATCAAAACAGGTTCCTGCAACCTCGCTCCGTTTACCCAAAGACTGTGCACGTTCACTGGGAGACCTTAAG GTCACCAGGGTTTTAGTTCAGCGTTTTCTGCAAAGATCAAAGCGGAATTTAGCTCCTGCAACTGAACATGCTGGAAACTTTATTCAAGGGTCTAAAAGAAGGACAGGAGGCGAGGGAAGTTTGCCTTTAGAGCAG GTTCTTCGTAATTCTTTGGGAGCCAGCAGGGGGCAGCAGCAGCACGTCCACCACCACTGCCGTGGACATCACCACTCTCATAGCGACAGTCGCCATAACGCCCGACACCATGACGATGACCCTGTGAGTGCCGGAGGGATCCACTTGCGTAGCTGCGGAGACCTCAGCTCCACATCTGTAGCCTCACTGCGCAGGCTCCACCCACCGCTGCACGGATCATCAGGGGCTCTTTTCTCAGAATCTGCCCTTTGA
- the fam189b gene encoding protein ENTREP3 isoform X2 translates to MPSPSDSSSVASMSGSRGLSGSRRAMSGRTSARVLLYLGLCHLALGAMVLAFSFTSLAFTSSPRVRQSCPFWAGFFVVASGVVGVISWRRPFTLVVSLFMLLSAVCVILSLAGSMLSCQNAQMVKSYLTCQMENGLCLCCDPKQTCSPSEDETLVLYQHADCHAVRHQLKDLLFSACGLSILSTIICTLSTVTCSIHIFSLDLMHLLAPHRSRSVNPECTTPQDAFLSNMMDFEEFVPPIPPPPYYPPEYTCSSETDAQSVTYNGSMESPVPLYPTDCPPPYEAVMGQRAASQATVFDTQAGELSGERVTSTAFSGEVSMDSGSLLMSEIVDIPDDSSPSEDSCLMEMTIGVRARSRGVSEGGDGGEHVSFCCSAQHPEGTVVAPPGRRCFRGERSNSCSSPSTYNTSTYRSPVLRRQALLASSCSQLELLARSRHTSVPEIRVRPCSPSQRDSSSSAFTSPPTTAQSSAPQDNPDHTTPALHPHPYIHEQIFRARKDSDGFFPLVRSHSEPGLSSSTDTGDLSLSGGIKLISEGGSQTSSETGPSSGAALLPRSSLALPASLPRKGSIKAVSSRLPSKQVPATSLRLPKDCARSLGDLKVTRVLVQRFLQRSKRNLAPATEHAGNFIQGSKRRTGGEGSLPLEQQGAAAARPPPLPWTSPLS, encoded by the exons ATGCCTTCACCGTCGGACTCCAGTAGCGTGGCTTCAATGTCAGGGTCCCGAGGTCTGTCTGGTAGTCGCAGAGCAATGTCTGGGAGGACAAGTGCACGTGTGTTGCTTTACCTGGGCTTGTGTCACCTTGCCTTAGGAGCAATGGTGCTGGCATTTAGCTTCACAAGTCTGGCTTTCACCTCATCACCCCGGGTCAGGCAGTCTTGTCCTTTCTGGGCTGGCTTTTTC GTTGTAGCTTCAGGAGTAGTGGGTGTGATATCATGGAGAAGGCCTTTCACTCTTGTT GTGTCTCTTTTTATGCTGCTGTCTGCAGTTTGTGTAATTTTGAGTCTGGCTGGTTCAATGCTGTCATGTCAGAATGCACAGATGGTCAAATCTTATCTTACCTGTCAG ATGGAGAATGGGCTGTGTCTTTGCTGCGACCCCAAGCAGACATGCTCACCATCAGAAGATGAGACACTGGTGCTATACCAACATGCAGATTGCCATGCTGTGCGTCACCAGCTCAAG GATCTGCTCTTTAGTGCCTGCGGTCTCAGTATTCTCTCCACCATTATCTGCACTCTGTCAACTGTCACTTGCAGCATCCATATCTTCTCTTTGGACCTGATGCATCTG TTGGCTCCCCATCGCTCTCGCTCCGTCAACCCAGAATGCACCACTCCCCAGGATGCATTTCTCAGTAACATGATGGACTTTGAGGAGTTTGTTCCACCCATTCCCCCACCCCCATACTACCCTCCTGAATACACCTGCAGCTCTGAGACTGATGCACAGAG TGTCACATATAATGGATCAATGGAGAGTCCAGTGCCTCTATACCCAACTGACTGCCCTCCTCCATATGAGGCAGTGATGGGTCAAAGGGCTGCTAGTCAG GCCACAGTGTTTGACACTCAAGCTGGTGAACTATCTGGAGAGAGAGTAACATCTACAGCTTTCAGTGGTGAAG TGTCTATGGACAGTGGCTCTCTGTTGATGTCTGAGATTGTGGATATTCCCGATGACAGTTCCCCGTCTGAGGATTCCTGTCTCATGGAAATGACAATAGGTGTTCGGGCACGATCACGAGGTGTCAGTGAGGGAGGGGATGGGGGAGAGCACGTCAGCTTTTGTTGTTCCGCACAACATCCAGAGGGAACCGTGGTGGCTCCGCCAGGCAGACGCTGTTTCAGAGGGGAAAGATCTAACTCCTGCTCCTCTCCCAGCACATACAACACATCCACCTACAG GTCACCAGTCCTGAGGCGTCAAGCTCTTTTGGCAAGTAGTTGCTCTCAGCTAGAGTTGTTAGCGAGGTCTCGACACACCTCTGTCCCAGAAATTCGAGTTCGTCCCTGCTCGCCCTCGCAACGGGActcttcttcctctgcttttACCAGCCCCCCTACCACAGCCCAGTCAAGTGCCCCCCAAGACAATCCAGACCACACAACCCCTGCTCTTCATCCGCACCCATATATCCATGAGCAAATTTTCCGGGCTCGAAAGGACAGCGATGGCTTTTTTCCCCTTGTGAGGTCACACAGTGAACCAGGGCTTAGCTCTTCAACTGACACGG GTGATTTAAGTCTCTCAGGAGGCATTAAACTCATCAGTGAAGGAGGGTCACAGACCTCTTCAGAAACAG GGCCATCATCTGGAGCTGCATTGCTGCCTCGCTCCTCTCTGGCGCTTCCTGCATCCCTGCCCAGAAAGGGCAGCATTAAGGCTGTGAGTAGCCGGCTGCCATCAAAACAGGTTCCTGCAACCTCGCTCCGTTTACCCAAAGACTGTGCACGTTCACTGGGAGACCTTAAG GTCACCAGGGTTTTAGTTCAGCGTTTTCTGCAAAGATCAAAGCGGAATTTAGCTCCTGCAACTGAACATGCTGGAAACTTTATTCAAGGGTCTAAAAGAAGGACAGGAGGCGAGGGAAGTTTGCCTTTAGAGCAG CAGGGGGCAGCAGCAGCACGTCCACCACCACTGCCGTGGACATCACCACTCTCATAG
- the rab13 gene encoding ras-related protein Rab-13 codes for MAKKYDFLFKLLLIGDSGVGKTCLIIRFAEDNFNSTYISTIGIDFKVKTIDVEGKKVKLQVWDTAGQERFKTITTAYYRGAMGIILVYDITDEKSYENIQNWMKSIKENASAGVSRMLLGNKCDIEAKRKVSKEVGEKLAKEHGIRFFETSAKLSINVEESFLSLARDILLKSNKKSGPTGREVKLTSTEKKSSKCLLL; via the exons ATGGCTAAGAAATACGACTTCCTTTTTAAATTGCTGCTGATTGGTGATAGTGGTGTTGGCAAGACGTGTTTGATCATCCGTTTTGCGGAGGATAATTTTAATTCAACATACATTTCAACTATTG GTATTGACTTTAAAGTGAAAACCATTGACGTTGAGGGCAAGAAAGTAAAACTTCAAGTCTg GGACACAGCAGGACAGGAGAGGTTTAAGACCATCACTACTGCTTACTACAGAGGAGCCATG GGCATCATTCTTGTGTATGACATCACTGATGAGAAATCCTATGAGAATATTCAGAACTGGATGAAGAGCATCAAAGAA AATGCATCAGCAGGTGTAAGTCGTATGTTACTGGGCAACAAGTGTGACATTGAGGCCAAAAGGAAAGTGTCGAAGGAGGTTGGTGAGAAG CTTGCAAAGGAACATGGAATTCGATTTTTCGAGACTAGTGCAAAGTTAAGCATCAACGTTGAGGAG TCGTTTCTCTCTCTTGCTCGGGACATTTTGCTGAAATCAAATAAGAAGTCG GGTCCAACTGGTCGAGAGGTTAAACTTACCAGCACAGAGAAAAAGTCCTCCAAATGTCTTCTTCTTTAG
- the rps27.2 gene encoding 40S ribosomal protein S27.2 yields MPLAKDLLHPTPEEEKRRHKKKRLVQSPNSYFMDVKCPGCYKITTVFSHAQTVVLCVGCSTVLCQPTGGKARLTEGCSFRRKQH; encoded by the exons ATGCCT CTTGCGAAGGACTTGTTGCACCCAACGCCAGAGGAGGAAAAGAGGAGACACAAGAAGAAGCGTCTCGTACAGAGCCCCAACTCCTATTTTATGGATGTCAAATGCCCAG GCTGTTATAAGATCACTACGGTGTTCAGTCACGCACAGACAGTGGTCTTGTGTGTAGGATGCTCTACAGTGCTGTGCCAGCCCACCGGAGGAAAGGCCCGCCTCACAGAAG GATGCTCGTTCAGGAGAAAGCAGCACTAG